The Elgaria multicarinata webbii isolate HBS135686 ecotype San Diego chromosome 7, rElgMul1.1.pri, whole genome shotgun sequence nucleotide sequence TTTGTGCTCTACATTTTTGTAATGTCACATTCATTGTTCTGTTTGGGTCAAACTCATCAAGGATCATATTGTTAAGGACATCACTATAAAAAAATCAGAATAACAACTTTTCCTGAAAAGAATTATGCAGCCTGAACCATGTTTTACTGCTTTTGGTTGCCACATGCCCTCGTATAAAGCAGAATGATTTCAACAGTGGTAGCCATCCAATGAACAGCTGGTGAGGGTTGCCTTCAACCTTATGGGATATATCCCAatgtttcaaacacacacacacacacacacacacacacacacacacacacacacacagaaagagagagagagagagagagagagagagagagagagagagagagagagagagagagagagcctaaCTAACAGGTGCACGTATATGAGGATAGGAAAGAAGTTAGCAGATGGACACCAAAGCATACAGCAATAGAAAAGCAAATAATGAAAAGTTTATGTAAATTGTGAAGATTCATGACAAGGTAAGAAAATCTGTGTTGGGATTTTTTGTTAGTGGTACTGAGTTTGTTATGAATTCTACTACTTCTGACAAAAGGGATCATCCAGTTTGAGGAAGTCAAGATCCCAGAGCTTTAGTGGAACAGAGCCATTTCTGCATAAGCACAATCTGTGAAGATCCTTAATTAACGCAAACAGGCACTGTTTTTCTTATCCACACTTCAtgccaaatcattatgaatgtggaataaaaagcaggaaataacactatgaaagcagtatatggaatgtggattgtgccccaacagttatcagtgcacttccataccgctataaagcagtagcgtagatctagccctagtttCAACAGAAATGTTTTTTACTGATTGGGAACCCTATTAGAAACCATTAGATTAACCAAATTTGAGAATTGTCTATCAATAATTCTTCAAattcagaaatttatttatttattacatttttatacctcccaatagacgaagttctctgggcagttcacaaatgattttcatatattttttataaaGATGAATCCATATGATCTGGGAAAATGTACTGCTTATTTAGTTCACAGACCAGTTGTACAAATGATTATAAAAGCAATTTGCTCATCAGTGTGCATTAAGCCAAATTTTACTTCTTTTAGTGCTTTAATGTCTTCTTGTGTTCTTTACATTCATGCAAGCTAAGTGGTTGTTGTGAACAGTAACGTTAGACTTTAGAACATCCAGTAATTGCTAAGAAAATACGTAAATACTTCAGGTTATATTATGCAGTTAGGATGAACAATTTATTGTATATACAGTGAAGCATTTGCActgttttaaagaaatgtatATGGTAACTAAAACAGATTTAGCATGAAAGTACAAGATAGACAAATTAGACTAAAACAGAAGTTATTTGTTGGTCTTAAAAGAGCACAGAACTCAAAATAACAGACAGCAAGTTGCATTATTAACTAGGACAGTAAAAAACTGTACAGTACAAGCAACACATTACAATAAATTATGATCAATGAGGCAGTCTTTGATTTGGGACAAAAAAGACAAAAGGGAGGACATTAAAATCTCATAAATCCACCATATCTTTTTTCCATGTCCGGAACCTCTTTGGAATAACTGTCTCCGTCTTCATCTGAAGGAAGAAGAGAATTGGCAAAACGCTTAAGAAATCCACCGTATCGTTTCTGGTAGTCTAGCCACCATTCTGGCCTTCCCACTCTTCTCATGAAGCCACCATATCTCTTTTGCAGCTCTTTGGCATCATCTTCCAATTCTGGGCTGCGCTTTATGCTCCTCATGAAGCCACCGTATCGCTTGATGACCTCACCGTCATTATCATTCAGGTCCCGATAATGCCCAATTTCAGCATTTTCCCCTGTTCCAAGAAGCTCCTTCAGCAGATCAGAGGAATTAGCCAAGGTatcatcatctgagtccttcttCATAAAGCCTCCATATCTTTTAGCAAGGATTTCTCCCACATTAGGCTCCTCCTCTGGTTCTATATGGTAGAGCTCATCCATCTTCTTCATGAAGCCCCCATACCTTTTCATGAACCCACCATATTTTTTGGCTAGCAAATGACTCTCATCCTGTTTTGGGTTGTCCCCTAGGACACCATTGGCTTCCTGGGATAGATCCAGTTTATTCATTTGAAGGAGTTCCTTGCAGGTTTCCCACGCTTTGGCAGAAGGCAGCTTTCCTTCACATTCTAGTGTACATGCCTGAAAAATAGTTTGATTTACAAATGcatgttaaaatataaataacatCATATTCGAGTTATCTTCTTGTTTTGCTAAAACAAGTTTTGCTAAAAGCATAGGAAAATCTAGGAAACAATGATTCAGAGTATAAGCTAAGTTCCATATAGCCCATTTTTCTATCTTTCTCTGAACTAATGATCCATGATTTGACATTGTGCTATTCAAATGAACAGCTGTAATAATTTGTGGAGGGCCTCACCTAATAAGAAGAGATGCACCACAATTTCCAAAATAtccatatttatttcttaaaaagtaAATGTGTTGCAAAGCACAGAGCCAGAGATAACATGGTAATCTCTCATGATGCTGTTGAAACTTGAAGGGAAGCCcatcaagttaaaggaaagcaGATGATACATTCAGCCCTTTTGTAACTCTTTTGGTACATGTTTAGATAGGCAGGGCCCATGCCTTCATGAGAAGCTGCACATCTCTTTaactaatttgcttttaaaataaaatgaacaaaattcttCTGAGGCGCTTCTTGAAACAGAAGCTTCACAACAGGGAATGCATGGCAGTGAGAATGAGAAGCAGCTGAGCCTGTGGATAGGAAGCTCACAAGGAaacactgtgttttgtttttaaaatagcttttcCATACAAGTGTTCTATGTATGTCTGCCAATCCTTGTAAATCCACAGCAGATGTTTTGCTGCAATAGCACATATTGCAGTGTCTACACGTACAGCATCTATGTGGGTACACCCCTTGACTGTGAGCTCAGCAGATACTTGCAAAGGATAAAATCCAGTAGTGTCTATCTCCCAAAGAAAAGGATATCATTGAAAGAAGGTATTTGCCCTCCCCACTTGTATCCCAAAGCTGCTCTGGAGGCTTGGAGggcatccagagcagattttagCATAGTGCAATGGGGACAGAAAGGGGAAGTTTGTCTGCATGAGTGAAAGTCCACCCACAGAACATTGGGTAGAACCTATAGAGCAGTGGAAGAGTAGTGGCTGTTCCAGTGCCGAGGTTATACAACCATACCTCTAACAAATATCTTTTCAATGGACAACATCAACTTTTATCTGAAGCAAGAATTATTTAATGAAAACTAAAGCTGTGCACAACAACTCTCTCAaaaattcttcaccctatttgtgggtagataAATTGGGAGACAATTTCACAAAATTTTTCCAGGGGAAGAATTATTCTACAACAATTTCTAACAGGTATGTATCACCATTGGCAAgcattgtagaacagcttcttctttctttcttttaggttgttttgttttgttttgttttgttttgcactgccactgcaaaaaaaaaaaaaaaaaaaaaaaagcttttctaggctcttccaaatgttacatttctcatGGGTGATTGTGGATAATGCAGGTGCTGGCAAGACcactccttccctgaaagccctgcaGCAGGTGTGAGGAGTGAGAGGCAGTGTTGCATCCATCTCCAGGGAAAGAGTGAAACTAAtgttgtgccaaaatctgtcctccaatttccagaAAATTTTCTTCCCCGTGAAAGAAGCTTCCACTTTTCTGCCTATTTTCAAGGCATTTTGTAATttgttttgaatgtgtgtgtgggagtgtttttaccttacctaatcactgtgaggtgatctaaaaaagccctatgggaggaataaatccatgatgtcttcccctgggcaggaagtgtgggaagccaaggaagctacaggctCTCAGAGAGAAGATTGTACAGTGAAAGGCAGAACAAACACGCACTCTCCTCAGTCATCCATTAGTagggtaagcacaagaaccctgaaccaaacccaggataatttctctgaaatttcttctcctttgaatttctttttgaaagcaatttattttctatcaaattgaatgagaatggttgaaatttccATGGGAGATTTCCATCACTACTAAAAAAACCACTAAAAACTCCTTACAGGGTGGCTTAAAAAATTGTAAActgattaaataataaataaaaagcaatacAGTTATAACAACATAACATCAAACAGCATACCTAAAAAGAATCAGGCCAGCACATCTACATAAAAGCTAGTTATAAAAAGCCCTCACAAATAAAAgataaataacaattaaaaagtaaaaaaaaaaaaaagatccaccTTTCAGAATTCCTGGATCAGGAACCACAAGTGCAAGCTACACGTACTTCAGATTGATCTGAACAACAGGAACAAGATTCCCCAGGGATGAGTGACTTTTGGATCCTTAAAGTGAATTATGGGATTGAGAAGACTTTTTAATGAAAGTACAAGAACCTTCTGATGTGGCTgtacagcccagatagatgcgacggccaggactgcctactatcagcttcggctgatacgccagctgcaccccttcctagagctggaagacctaaagatggtagtgcacgtgttGGTAACTTCAagtctcgacttctgcaatgtgctctacatagggctacttttgtgcctagtccagaagcttcaactagtgcaaaatacggcagccaggctggtcaccggtacatctaggggtgaccatattacaccagctttgaaatcattacactggctgctaAGTAGTTTCCAGGCgatgtataaagtgttggttattacctttaaagccctacatggtttgggtccaggttacctggggGATTgccttcttccgtacaatccaccctgcacactcaggtcctctgggaagaattttagttttggctgacaactgttacccagaggaccttctcttctgccactcccagactgtggaatggcctgcagggagagattcatcaacttaatagtctttttgaattcaagaaggctataaacaCTGATCTAatttggcaggcctacccagttaagttttaagatatttgactgttattttaatattgtatttgttttatatgttttaatcagttttatgtattttatggtatttgtatttaatgttgttccctgccatgatgcagagggagaggcgggaaataaatttattattattattattgttattattattattttcaatttacAGAAATCATATTTCAGCTTTTCCTCCCCCGTATAAGCATGTATTGGCTGGCTGTTTGGCTAATTCCATGTCTAACAAGATATCCTTCATACAATCCATACGAATTGGTTGATTTACACTGTTGTTATCTAAtcaacaagccccattgaaatgttcTTGTTTAATTCTTATCTTAAAATATTTTGAATAGAGCAGCAGTGGATTTAGACAATGTCAGAAGAATATGAATATGCAAGCAATTAACATTTTAACTACTTTCTAGTAAATGCCTAAAGGGAACTCAGGAATTTAAAGGATAAGCACACTACATTGTTCATGACTGAAGTGTGACATGCACCTAGATTTTgcacttaaaacaatataaatatttttttctgtagaTGAAAATCTCAATTTTTGTTTGATTCACTGCATTCTTATGGCTGTCTTATTTACAGCTTCATTTTAAGCATCAATATTGAAGAAACAGTTAATTATATGCTACAGATTATTTCATTAATGATTAAATTAAGGacttaaagagcaatcctatgtgtatttagacagaaaaaagtcccaacaTGTCCCAGCCaaatatgcatatgattgtgtCCTTAAATATTTAAGTGGTAAGAAATACATAGACGATATACATAGTGGATTAGATACAGACTTAAGAGTATATCtatcaaaatcaatgggacttaagttagtcatgactaactcatgTCCTATTGATTTAAATGTGTTTACTCTAAGTATGTTTATTAGCGCATAGAAAATGGATTCATGGCTTGCAGGAGGCTATGTGTCTACAATACATACGCAGGCACAGTGGTTTCCTTCATTAATAAATCCTTGATACTATGGAAGATAGACTTCAGACTGAAAAACTTCCCCCCTTCCACCTGTCAACCTGACCAAAAATATGCAGGAGAATATCAGGTTGACCAATATTTGGTCAGGTTGACCTGACCAAAAATATACAAAGAGAAGCTGTTCATTTTATTGAaggcatgcaattttttttaatgggat carries:
- the PENK gene encoding proenkephalin-A; its protein translation is MAADPRGERNTMALLLRCHFMLLVLSTCLILTVQAECSKDCASCTQRLAYNADINPLACTLECEGKLPSAKAWETCKELLQMNKLDLSQEANGVLGDNPKQDESHLLAKKYGGFMKRYGGFMKKMDELYHIEPEEEPNVGEILAKRYGGFMKKDSDDDTLANSSDLLKELLGTGENAEIGHYRDLNDNDGEVIKRYGGFMRSIKRSPELEDDAKELQKRYGGFMRRVGRPEWWLDYQKRYGGFLKRFANSLLPSDEDGDSYSKEVPDMEKRYGGFMRF